One Microplitis demolitor isolate Queensland-Clemson2020A chromosome 2, iyMicDemo2.1a, whole genome shotgun sequence DNA segment encodes these proteins:
- the LOC103572158 gene encoding uncharacterized protein LOC103572158 isoform X1 produces the protein MSENPVSNPEEGESSPYIGSSSASKSPGATAERLDKKVELKNSSEFKNSKEKDDVNSTSHSRRSSKECEQVEGVLDETAQSPMQRATKSVRSEAPEVSKVEEILVDPKTSMTEEAEENLEINQTSSTVSGCRSEDSELGIAGPATAAENVLHDDELLDPPKDQAETVAEWMERSSLHDTKNTLKNSKELSVQPATTATRKSQRIVTNIIKRSIKCLNKMHAMECASSPGNKTVNDKKDDTTTGDSPKVPQNRQNGAALPEETTTPASVTTGRVKVERLANSLVKKERQSDDEDCNQVKKKSRTVASKETRKRRSTDETSFSTNGNPKRICFEQRERFIDSLVGCDRITAEELATRADELRAEVQALDELARAKEMEWNEILSMRKLKEEAYLRVERKRQVMGYLENNNGQISDSLPPASLSLMPEWAESHREASQERRAQETPSATEVIHDERVNSRSRIEASREDSQTMEEDISPAISKGDDEVANLSQKSSRNSSGMSSKHNQQQLIDGRKQRRSAAEQNLDNRQIGEGRQGPIVDVRSIIADYRLRHPETVPRRGRRMRNSVNVNLGAGGAMVETSHGDSRPSSTDSCKSNSNIGDVNNPMSFKDVLVQFAKLSQQQGEPVKTPQNYPDVTLHPVAPTSVTINPAAPTQQTGSLLHGILTKNQTPRPTTFSPTLARLLTAPERERNSAATAAVMSQQITHGQNLLQAYQGTNPVSISDLLSSSKARTEITITPVVNTQMPSTHLNNVVHVDDVEEDNSLIDERDTRRGSSARDNREDRDTPPRCQGCHDRAAQFVCAGCGNQWYCSRECQVSAWDEHSEVCSG, from the exons ATGTCAGAGAACCCGGTCAGCAATCCCGAAGAGGGAGAGAGCTCTCCCTATATCGGATCATCGTCTGCAAGTAAAAGTCCTGGTGCTACAGCAGAGCGCCTTGATAAGAAAGTCGAGCTGAAAAATTCatcagagtttaaaaattcaaaggaAAAGGATGATGTCAACTCTACGTCACATTCTCGAAGGTCATCTAAAGAATGCGAACAGGTCGAAGGTGTCCTTGATGAAACAGCACAATCACCAATGCAGCGTGCAACAAAATCTGTACGTTCTGAAGCTCCGGAGGTTTCTAAAGTGGAAGAAATACTTGTAGACCCAAAGACATCGATGACAGAGGAAGCTGAAgaaaatttggaaataaaTCAAACGTCATCAACAGTATCCGGCTGCCGAAGCGAAGATTCAGAGCTGGGGATCGCCGGTCCAGCAACAGCTGCCGAAAATGTGTTGCACGATGATGAATTGTTGGATCCACCCAAAGACCAGGCAGAGACGGTTGCCGAGTGGATGGAGCGCTCGTCTCTCCATGATACTAAAAACACCCTCAAGAACTCTAAAGAGTTGTCTGTTCAGCCCGCAACCACGGCGACTCGAAAGTCCCAGCGGATCGTGACAAACATAATAAAACGGAGTATAAAATG TTTGAACAAGATGCACGCGATGGAGTGCGCCTCGAGCCCTGGTAACAAAACCGTAAATGACAAGAAAGACGATACTACTACTGGGGATTCACCAAAGGTACCGCAGAATCGTCAGAACGGAGCGGCATTACCGGAGGAAACGACCACTCCAGCGTCAGTAACTACTGGACGGGTTAAAGTTGAAAGACTTGCCAACAGTTTGGTTAAAAAGGAACGTCAGTCGGATGATGAGGATTGTAATCAAGTAAAGAAGAAATCGAGAACGGTAGCTAGTAAAGAAACACGCAAGAGACGTTCTACTGATGAGACGTCGTTTTCTACAAATGGTAATCCCAAAAGAATATGCTTTGAACAGAGAGAAAGGTTCATTGACTCTCTTGTTGGCTGCGACAGAATCACCGCCGAGGAATTGGCGACCAGAGCAGATGAGTTACGAGCTGAAGTTcag GCACTGGATGAGCTTGCGAGAGCCAAAGAAATGGAGTGGAATGAAATTCTAAGCATGAGGAAACTGAAAGAAGAAGCTTACCTGAGGGTTGAGAGAAAGAGACAAGTGATGGGTTATCTAGAGAACAATAATGGTCAGATATCTGACAGTTTACCACCAGCGAGTCTTTCGTTGATGCCTGAGTGGGCTGAGTCCCATCGAGAAGCCAGTCAAGAACGCCGGGCTCAAGAGACACCAAGTGCTACTGAAGTTATTCATGACGAGAGAGTAAACTCGAGATCCCGGATAGAAGCATCCCGTGAAGATTCTCAAACTATGGAGGAGGATATTTCACCAGCTATTTCTAAAGGTGATGATGAGGTGGCGAATTTGAGTCAAAAGTCCTCGAGGAATTCTTCCGGAATGTCTTCCAAACACAATCAGCAGCAGCTTATTGATGGACGTAAGCAGAGACGTTCTGCTGCTGAGCAAAATTTAGATAACAGGCAAATTGGCGAGGGCAGACAAGGACCGATTGTTGATGTAAGATCAATTATCGCTGACTATCGACTGCGTCATCCGGAGACGGTGCCTCGTCGTGGCAGAAGAATGAGAAATTCTGTAAATGTAAATCTCGGCGCTGGTGGTGCGATGGTCGAAACAAGTCACGGAGACTCGCGACCATCGAGCACTGACTCTTGTAAAAGTAATTCGAATATCGGTGATGTTAACAATCCAATGAGTTTCAAAGATGTCCTCGTGCAATTCGCCAAACTTAGTCAACAGCAGGGTGAACCTGTCAAGACACCGCAGAATTATCCAGACGTAACCTTGCATCCTGTCGCCCCGACGTCTGTCACCATAAATCCAGCAGCACCTACCCAGCAAACTGGATCACTTCTTCACGGAATATTGACTAAGAATCAAACTCCCCGACCTACAACATTCTCGCCAACTCTCGCCAGGTTATTAACGGCACCGGAGAGAGAAAGAAACTCTGCGGCAACGGCTGCAGTGATGAGTCAACAAATAACCCACGGGCAAAATCTTCTCCAAGCTTATCAAGGAACCAATCCCGTTTCTATCAGTGATCTTCTTTCTTCTTCCAAG GCGCGAACAGAAATAACAATTACTCCAGTAGTCAACACTCAAATGCCGTCTACGCACTTGAACAACGTCGTTCACGTG gATGATGTTGAAGAGGACAATTCTCTTATTGATGAGAGAGATACCAGACGAGGTTCAAGTGCCCGTGATAATCGGGAGGATCGTGATACCCCACCTCGTTGTCAAGGATGTCACGACCGTGCTGCTCAGTTTGTTTGTGCTGGCTGTGGTAATCAATGGTATTGCAGTCGTGAATGccag gtTTCCGCTTGGGATGAACATTCAGAAGTGTGCTCTGGTTAG
- the LOC103572158 gene encoding uncharacterized protein LOC103572158 isoform X2, translated as MPQCAVATCRNSHRRTRGRRIRYHRFPQIPEVRARWVRACGRAPLSNGEIPFNIQTARICSLHFTNDSYEKDMEHLVLGLPVRSRLRRGAVPTIGVPVNVQPVTKMLVEEAKRSILKVTNNKIISERNSKIVAGNDSYYNPGNRQSKNTDEKNKGRGEDDDVSAAAAGRIYDYGSQDRRNNFEQKMAGMDVLLALGLKPASRLNKMHAMECASSPGNKTVNDKKDDTTTGDSPKVPQNRQNGAALPEETTTPASVTTGRVKVERLANSLVKKERQSDDEDCNQVKKKSRTVASKETRKRRSTDETSFSTNGNPKRICFEQRERFIDSLVGCDRITAEELATRADELRAEVQALDELARAKEMEWNEILSMRKLKEEAYLRVERKRQVMGYLENNNGQISDSLPPASLSLMPEWAESHREASQERRAQETPSATEVIHDERVNSRSRIEASREDSQTMEEDISPAISKGDDEVANLSQKSSRNSSGMSSKHNQQQLIDGRKQRRSAAEQNLDNRQIGEGRQGPIVDVRSIIADYRLRHPETVPRRGRRMRNSVNVNLGAGGAMVETSHGDSRPSSTDSCKSNSNIGDVNNPMSFKDVLVQFAKLSQQQGEPVKTPQNYPDVTLHPVAPTSVTINPAAPTQQTGSLLHGILTKNQTPRPTTFSPTLARLLTAPERERNSAATAAVMSQQITHGQNLLQAYQGTNPVSISDLLSSSKARTEITITPVVNTQMPSTHLNNVVHVDDVEEDNSLIDERDTRRGSSARDNREDRDTPPRCQGCHDRAAQFVCAGCGNQWYCSRECQVSAWDEHSEVCSG; from the exons atgccACAGTGTGCTGTTGCAACGTGTCGCAATAGTCATCGACGAACTCGAGGGCGACGTATCCGTTACCATCGATTCCCGCAGATACCGGAAGTGCGTGCGAGATGGGTACGGGCATGCGGTCGCGCTCCCCTCTCAAATGGTGAAATACCCTTCAACATCCAGACGGCGCGCATCTGTTCATTACACTTCACCAATGACTCGTATGAGAAGGATATGGAGCATCTAGTACTTGGACTTCCGGTGCGCAGTAGACTGCGTCGTGGCGCTGTCCCGACGATCGGCGTACCCGTTAACGTACAACCGGTAACCAAGATGCTGGTGGAAGAGGCCAAGAGGTCGATCCTCAAGGTCACtaacaacaaaattatttcggAGCGCAACAGCAAAATAGTCGCCGGTAACGACAGTTACTACAACCCGGGAAACCGTCAGTCAAAAAATaccgatgaaaaaaataaaggacgTGGTGAAGACGATGACGTCTCTGCAGCAGCTGCTGGAAGAATATACGACTACGGGTCACAAGATAGAAGAAATAACTTTGAGCAGAAGATGGCGGGGATGGATGTTCTACTTGCTCTTGGATTAAAACCTGCGTCTCG TTTGAACAAGATGCACGCGATGGAGTGCGCCTCGAGCCCTGGTAACAAAACCGTAAATGACAAGAAAGACGATACTACTACTGGGGATTCACCAAAGGTACCGCAGAATCGTCAGAACGGAGCGGCATTACCGGAGGAAACGACCACTCCAGCGTCAGTAACTACTGGACGGGTTAAAGTTGAAAGACTTGCCAACAGTTTGGTTAAAAAGGAACGTCAGTCGGATGATGAGGATTGTAATCAAGTAAAGAAGAAATCGAGAACGGTAGCTAGTAAAGAAACACGCAAGAGACGTTCTACTGATGAGACGTCGTTTTCTACAAATGGTAATCCCAAAAGAATATGCTTTGAACAGAGAGAAAGGTTCATTGACTCTCTTGTTGGCTGCGACAGAATCACCGCCGAGGAATTGGCGACCAGAGCAGATGAGTTACGAGCTGAAGTTcag GCACTGGATGAGCTTGCGAGAGCCAAAGAAATGGAGTGGAATGAAATTCTAAGCATGAGGAAACTGAAAGAAGAAGCTTACCTGAGGGTTGAGAGAAAGAGACAAGTGATGGGTTATCTAGAGAACAATAATGGTCAGATATCTGACAGTTTACCACCAGCGAGTCTTTCGTTGATGCCTGAGTGGGCTGAGTCCCATCGAGAAGCCAGTCAAGAACGCCGGGCTCAAGAGACACCAAGTGCTACTGAAGTTATTCATGACGAGAGAGTAAACTCGAGATCCCGGATAGAAGCATCCCGTGAAGATTCTCAAACTATGGAGGAGGATATTTCACCAGCTATTTCTAAAGGTGATGATGAGGTGGCGAATTTGAGTCAAAAGTCCTCGAGGAATTCTTCCGGAATGTCTTCCAAACACAATCAGCAGCAGCTTATTGATGGACGTAAGCAGAGACGTTCTGCTGCTGAGCAAAATTTAGATAACAGGCAAATTGGCGAGGGCAGACAAGGACCGATTGTTGATGTAAGATCAATTATCGCTGACTATCGACTGCGTCATCCGGAGACGGTGCCTCGTCGTGGCAGAAGAATGAGAAATTCTGTAAATGTAAATCTCGGCGCTGGTGGTGCGATGGTCGAAACAAGTCACGGAGACTCGCGACCATCGAGCACTGACTCTTGTAAAAGTAATTCGAATATCGGTGATGTTAACAATCCAATGAGTTTCAAAGATGTCCTCGTGCAATTCGCCAAACTTAGTCAACAGCAGGGTGAACCTGTCAAGACACCGCAGAATTATCCAGACGTAACCTTGCATCCTGTCGCCCCGACGTCTGTCACCATAAATCCAGCAGCACCTACCCAGCAAACTGGATCACTTCTTCACGGAATATTGACTAAGAATCAAACTCCCCGACCTACAACATTCTCGCCAACTCTCGCCAGGTTATTAACGGCACCGGAGAGAGAAAGAAACTCTGCGGCAACGGCTGCAGTGATGAGTCAACAAATAACCCACGGGCAAAATCTTCTCCAAGCTTATCAAGGAACCAATCCCGTTTCTATCAGTGATCTTCTTTCTTCTTCCAAG GCGCGAACAGAAATAACAATTACTCCAGTAGTCAACACTCAAATGCCGTCTACGCACTTGAACAACGTCGTTCACGTG gATGATGTTGAAGAGGACAATTCTCTTATTGATGAGAGAGATACCAGACGAGGTTCAAGTGCCCGTGATAATCGGGAGGATCGTGATACCCCACCTCGTTGTCAAGGATGTCACGACCGTGCTGCTCAGTTTGTTTGTGCTGGCTGTGGTAATCAATGGTATTGCAGTCGTGAATGccag gtTTCCGCTTGGGATGAACATTCAGAAGTGTGCTCTGGTTAG